The Hydra vulgaris chromosome 14, alternate assembly HydraT2T_AEP genome includes the window ttgaacataCTGCCTTCTCAACCTTTAATTGTGTCCTCTAGTTAGCCGACTCAATACTTCTTGTTCACGATGCCAACTGataatatcatttttgtttatggtTTTGTACATTTGGATAAGATCTCCTTTTTCTATTCTATTAGATAGATTTTGACTATTTCCTCTAATTTTTGCTCGTAACTGTCTTCCTTTTTTTGTAGCCAATTTTCGTAGCTTTTCGTTGATCTTTTTCGATTAAGTTgatatctttaataaaagtttcacatttaaattataataagcatataaaaagcatattttaagTCCGAAAGAGTTGATAGAGATCTGGAAAGAGTTGATGTTTCATCTGGATAGAGAATTGCGTGTTTTAACATTCCCCAACTAacacttacttttttttttcttaacttatctACTGCTAACGGGTGATGCGGAAGTTATCGGACAAATCctattttcattatttgagcataataattagtttttgtggttttatgcGTAAGCATAAAcgttctataaaatataaaaactttattatttgaaacacaattatttaaaatgaggtTAAATGCAGCTGAACGAGAATCTTTTCGAAAGCGACTAAAAATGTCTTTTGTAAATaaacctaatataaaaaaaaaaaaaaatcgtaaatcattttgaaaaggaAGGATTTGCTATATAATAACCTAAAAAGACTTGAAACTGTTCAATCGTTTTCTGATAGAAAGCACCCTGGTCGTCCGACATCCTGGACTAGAGAAAAGAAAACCGAATTAACGAGACTTGTCAACAATCGAAAAGAGGTCAGTCAGAGAAAAATAGGTATTAAATTCGGTGTAAATCAATCGACAATTGGTcgtcagttaaaaaaaaaagaatattaaatatagaaaacgTGAAAAGACTCCAAAATACACTATAGAACAACAAATAAAGGCAAAGAAAAGAAGCAGGAAACTAGTTAACACAAAATCGCTTCAAGTCATCGATGACGaataatacttttgttttgcaTGGGACAACATGCCTGGAAATTCTGGATACTACacaaacaacaaaaagacaTGCCCAGAAAGTGTTCGTTTTATAGGAAAAgagaaatttccaaaaaaattattaatgtggATAGCCATATCTGACCGTGGTATGTCAAAGCCATTGTTTCGCACTTCCAAGGCTGTAGCGATCAATTCATCaatctatattaatgaatgttTAGAAAAACGACTTCTTCCATTTATTCACAAGTATCATGGAGactttaactatttattttggcCAGATTTAGCAAGTTCTCATTATTCTAAAGATCCTCTAAATTGGATGGACCAATATGTCTATTACGTTGATAAAGAATCCAATCTCCCAAATGTGCCTCAAGCACGaccaattgaaaatttttgggGACATTTGGCACAGAAGGTTTACGAGGGAGATTGGCAAGCTTCAACAGAGCAAGCTTTGATTGATCGCATTAAACTAAAACCACAAGAAattgatttaaactttttacagtCGCATATGAAAGGCGTCAGAGCAAAATTGAGATCAATTGCAGATGGTGgtgttttttcatataaaaaataatatatttttattaaaagataaatgctttatttaaaaaaaatataatagtagtttatttttttatttataaataagttattgacGTTTTTATTTTGTCCGATAACTTCCGCATCACCcgttagttttttaaatagttttatgaaatttatttttcaatgtatataaatatacttttcgAACATTTCACTAGCAATAAATgtgtgaatattttttaaaaaacaagatgcttgtcttgtttcatttttatactattatattatattacaaatatacattgttattataatgtatatgtatattgcatttatttgaaataataaatttcggAAAGTGATCCGaaatatcagttttaaatattcctgtttttatttttaatgtttttaatgtaagaAATTCattggtaaaaatttgatctaTTGATGTTGCATTAGTCTTAGTTACACGCGTGGGTTTATTAATTAATGGTATGTAACCTGATTGAAAAAAGTCATAGAAATTATTAATGTGCTTATTAACGTAACAGTCAAAAATGTTGAGGTTAATGTCTCCGATAAAATacacacttttatttaaacttgatttttttttaattatttttttaatgtggtctttaaatgattattatgattttttcatttttttttcattttagtaattttttttgtttctttgcaATTGAATCCCGTATGGTAAACTTATCCTAAGTTTTATACGCAATTTTCCagatttcattttcaaaaactaacaaaaaatgtcataaactaTGTTTCGTCTTGTTTTAATAGTGTTCCCAAGACAAGTAAAATGGTGCGATGTGCTCgctcaatttttatattttctcgACCGATCCGTCAACCAATCAGTTCTTCTAGATTTGTTTTCCATTTCgctaagtttattttttacatatacacATTACATCTTTCtcagattcttttttttttctttctcggAGATAAAGGCAGTCTGAATCTCGGAAATAAAAGTAGTCTGTATCTTCTCCTCAAAAATTCTTCATAATAGTTTAGGGTTGCTATTAAGACCGtttcataataatttaacaacattgtcgttttaaattataaattacaaattaatatattaataactatatattaatataataactatatataataactataaactaatatattagtatattagatatattagtatattaaataactacaaaaaaaaaaaaaaaaaaattaaaggaatattttaaaagtgataactacttgtttttttttgaacaccAGTACGTGTATTACACGTTTTAAACACATcttagaattatttaaaattcttacaACTAATTACACGATTaatcaagaaaagaaaatgttaaGTTGCAGTTAAtggaaaatttatataattattctcaaacacttcttttttttgagttaattatgtgctcccagaagtccttacggtcttatcagaGAGAAAGCAGAAAAGCATTAAGCAAGATGTTCATGCCTCCTTctgtaccaatgtcgcttgttgcgttagagctggcgtcgaaatCCGGACCTCTGGATTctgtaccaatgtcgcttgttgcgttagagctggcgtcgaaatCCGGACCTCTGGATTctgtaccaatgtcgcttgttgcgttagagctggcgtcgaaatCCGGACCTCTGGATTctgtaccaatgtcgcttgttgcgttagagctggcgtcgaaatCCGGACCTCTGGATTctgtaccaatgtcgcttgttgcgttagagctggcgtcgaaatCCGGACCTCTGGATTctgtaccaatgtcgcttgttgcgttagagctggcgtcgaaatCCGGACCTCTGGATTctgtaccaatgtcgcttgttgcgttagagctggcgtcgaaatCCGGACCTCTGGATTCTGAGGCAAAGCTCTAACcgctgcgccacggctgctctaacAAACTCTTAAAACAAAAACCAGTAATCAGGTTTCTCATCTGTTAAATGATCTGtgtgaaaacaacaaaaactattattttggtgaaaaaataatattttgaaaataaattcataaaaatatacataacataCATTTAATTAGAAGACATTTACCATCCATAGACTATATATAAGGggttaaaatgattttttttgtgctCAAAACTCATAAATTTCACAAGGTGTGAGAGAAGCAAAcaagaatactttttttttaaataatattttatatattagtaagGATTTCTAGAAATTACAGGATTGGATTATGTCACAGCAATCGTTTAAATGTAGTTCCTAAATAGTCACgcacaaaaattttgaatttcttgaGTTTATGTAGTTATCTTTATGATAACAAATTGTTTGTGAGAATTTCAAGTGATGTATTATACCTTTACAACTCGAATATAATATTCAATGAAAAATAACAGCCATCAAATAtttctaactaaaaaaatgtcacgCCAAGTTCTTAAATGTCTGACCAAAATGTTTAAATCTCACGCCACTTTTAAATATCTGCAAAGAAATGCgtataaaaattgatttgccgcgtgactaataaaattttagacgCACTTTATAAATATGTAGGAAGATTTATGCTGGAGACACTTGGTCCTTATGGGAGGATAGATGCACAAGAGTTATAGATATATTAAATgcaccacattatttttaactagcAAAATTGTAAGGTCTAGACATCCAAGAATTTTCAGCAATACTGGTATCTGTCATAGTTGACAGATAACCAAGAGCAGAGGGTTTGGTATTTGGTGATTTGCATGAACAAATGTTTTGTAAGTTATGATTttgatttagttatttttttatcaacgtTAACATAATAGGGAACACCTGATGCACTTTTTTAGGGATCATGTCTCTCATGAACATACCtatcttaaaatttatttctttttctttcagaATTCAGTATGTCCAGAATATATAAGACCAGGGCAGCCAAGAGCTTTTATGATGCTCGGGGCAGAGTAAAAAGTAGAGTTTAAAGAcagtttaaattaaaagcatattCAATCATGCATATGTATGATTccatgtgtttttaaaatgatttattttttaatatgcatTCATATCGGAAAAATGCTGTAAACCCTATGAATACATTTGGTTGAGGAGGCTCAAAAAGTTGCCAGCAGTAAAACTAAAAGACTCCTTCAAACGATGCATAATTTCTTCCCTGAAGTCATCTTTTTTAATACCATTAGCGTAGTCTTGCACTAACTAAccagtttttatttctaaagaATCTGGTTCCTAGTTATCTAAACACATGAATTGTCTTTCAACCAAGTGTCTTTACAATATCAAATCTTGACtgattattgaaataaaatgattaagGCAACGTTTAAATTTACCTCAAAGTGTGAAATTTACCTCTAAGTGAAATAAAATGATCAAGGCAACGTTTAAATTTACCTCAAAGTGTTGCTTGGGGCTCTTATTGCGGAAAGCTGCATTTTCAGGTTTGAACTGAAATCGTTTATCTTATTTTgtgttttgtcaaaaatttagtttcaaagcCAAGACGACCTGCAAAATATTGATCGACGATGAGAGGATACGATCAAGATCATTAATTAGCTGTAATGAAAATTACTTTgtcattgaaaatttaaaacaaacaacttaCTTTGTCGACAACTTGGAAAGTTTTGTACCAAAAAGTTAGAAGTACAATAATttcaaacaattataaaaaacttatcaacAACTCAGTTTGGTTTAGCGAGTCAGCGTTAAGGTCAAAATCCTCAATTGCGGGTACGATTGCAGGCAGAAATAATTTTTGAGGttgttttgaaattgtttttatagcGGCAATCCGAGCTGACAACTTAGTATTTGAAAGCTTTTAAAATGAGATTCCTGTCGGTTCTTGCAAAATCTAGCCTAACTGCAGGAAAAGAATACGTAAAGAGTTTAGATATTATCATATAAAGTCTTGATCAAAGCGCAAGATTAAACTGCATGTACCCCAGCTCAATTAAGCTATAATTGTCACAAGGAATATATAGGGCTAATGGATTCATTTGTAAAATTACAGCTTGCGCCCCAATATAAACTCCAGCCACATTCGAgctgttattgttattttgtccACAAAGTTTTTGCTTACAAGTCTCACTTTTACTAATACATTACAAATCAGATTAGCAATATtcaattctcttttttttcccTCGATTTTCTCcattttccacaaaaaaaatgttcttttctccctgctatttttttaaaattaaaatgcatgAAACAAAAACAGAATAAAAGGGGTTTGTTTTAAGTGTGACACATATAAGAAatacaagaaagaaaaaagaaatgcatttTTGATGATGAAAAATATTCCCTAATAAAAAATAGACTTGACCTCTTTTTACATATTCACATATTTCACAATGAGAGAAACAATGTTGGATCTAGAATACAGCGCGAATTTGACTCCAGACTCAACTTCAGACTCTAAAGCTTTTTTGATTGCCAAAACAATGTCACTATCATCGGTTAgagttattaacaaaatattctaCGTGATGTAAGGGGTTTGATGGACATAGTTATTACAATGTGCTTTGATTCGATCTCCCAGTTTCTTCCAGTAGTCTTTGACTTTACCATTCCAGCGGAAGAGACATCAATCTCCGGCTAATCCGTGATTTTTGCTCCATAATAGAAAGCAAGGAAAATACCATAtgtaaacttattaattttctCCATTAATGTCCACCTTCACTAGTAAGGAAGCATTGGTTAAGTTATTTGACACATTATCTACTACTACTGTTCCACTTAAAAGTAATATACGAATATAACATATCTAATACTAtatgaataaacatttttgaagaaaCTGCATTGTTTTAATTCTACTTGATTATTTGCAGATTCCTAATTTATCAACAACAGATttattgttgtcaaaaaaaattttccttgtAGGGAGTTCGGGAAGatctagttttttaaaacagtctTAGTGCCGTTTCAAGTGAttgtatcaataattttttaagtgatCACCTCAGTAATATGTCAAGTGATCATCTCAGTAATATGTCAAATGAAGAATAGaataaaacttgattaaaaGAAAGCAAATTAATTTAGAATGTCTGGAATGTGGCAAAGTATTTGACaacgacaataaaaaaaaacattaaaaaaaactttataatggtaataaaatattaattaaacattttgatgctcctgaaaattcttttaaagcaacaaaaaagtaccaataattttcataattatttgtaaatgaaaCACTTGCActtcaaataaataacttaattttaaatgtttttattattgtttttaaggtatctaaattgTCAGGTACATCAAAATGTAATATTGAAAAGCAGGTAGAGAGATCCCTAAGTGACATTCCTATTGAATTAAAATCATCTATTGAATGCGTGagttaatcttaaaattttataataaattttattactttttaaatttgcataatattttattgcttaaaataattttaataactattaaatgaGTTACCTTCAGATACTGAGTCAACTgtctcaaaaatttcaaatattccTAATGAATCTGATGAGGTTTCATGGCTGTTAATTTGAAGACATAATCTGATGAAGTTTCATGGCTGTCATGTGCTGGTCAGTTTGAAGACATAATCTCTAATTTAGTTGTAtgcaaaacaatattaaaaaaaaaaggttcgtattatattataaatatttagaaagttcgcaaactaataataacatttatttaaagtgtaaacaatttttaaaaactttttttaataactatttttaaaaacacctagtattatttaaaaaaacatttctaagcATTCTTAAGAGAAATCAGATCACGAATCTAGCTATTCTGTTGAACATGATCCATGTAAAGAGGTTTTCTTGAAGAAAGTTCCTTTTAGCATTAGGTCTATATCAGCCAAAACTAACAGAGAATCcaattaatagtaaaataagtCAAAACAACAATGTTTTAATGAGTATAAACTGGTATAACGAGTATAAACTGGTATAACGAGTATAAACTGGTACAACGAGTTTAACTACAGATCttatttattgctttatttaatCCTAAAGGAGCATGGAGGGAGTTTTCTAATGCTTGGATCTGTGATGCTGTTAAAACATGACACAAAATGAAAAGTTGAGGTAAGTCAAAGTTGGGACAACACTTCAAATATTTATCCCACTAATCTTTTTTATCAGATTATTGCAGTTTTATGAAGAATTTTATCTAATTTGATGTCATCTTAAATAGATCTTCaagaaaaagttgataaaactgGAACATGAAAAGTAGTCTTACAGAAAaatagtcataatttttttgatgttgtaaGAACACTGTCAAGACAAGAGTTAGCGTTTCGTGGAAACATGGATGAATCAGATGATAACTATAATCAAGTAATTGAATTGATTTCTAGGCCATTAATGTAGTAGGTAATAGGTATCAATCTATTAATGCAGTAGgtaattgatattaaaatgcGTTTCTACAAGGTATCTCGGTCCTCGTTCTCAAGATGAAACAATTAAGATATTGGGTGGtgaagttaaaaagtttattgtaaaagAATTTGATAAGGCTAGTTTATTTTCGCTAATGGATGATACAACCCCAGATGTCTCACATAATGATCAGTTTTGTGATCAATTATTTTGTCAGCGGTTTGTGCGCACTACgtcaacaatgaagaaaaagGTATTGAAAAACTACTTGAATTAAAAGAAGGAGTAAATAAAACTGGACTTGGTACCgcagaatacatttttaaagtattaaataagaattttttaatcctttaaaagaaaaactttagcGTTTCAGTTGTATGATTTTGGCAGCAATATGTCTGGGGAAGTAAATAATGCCCACGCCCAACTTTCTCAAATTTTAGGGCATAAAGTTTTGAACATTGCTTTCCGATCCCATAGAATAAATGCATATCTTAAACATGGCTGCAATGCTAGAATATTTATATCGAGTATGATCGATAACTTAGAgagtttatatgtatttttttcatctagCACAAAGCGTTATGTAATACTGAAAATGAAATGAATagtatagaaattaaattaaattttaaaaagcttgttTAAAACTAGCTGGACTGGACAAAGAAACAAGAGCTGAAACAATCAAAGCTGTTTGGAAGTCTTTTAAAGCTTTGAGCAGCAGCTTaagtaacattttttcaaatactttgtTCGATACAATCACCATTTGTTCAAACCCTTTGTTCGATACAAACTCTTTTGTTCAATGCAAACACCAGAAcaaaaacttggtttaaaaaaaagattatactcttttgattttattgtaccttaaatgtttatgaaaaatataatgtataaactAAAAGCCTTCACTGAAAcatagtgaaaaaaaatttatgtattattGATGTCACTTTGGAGCTAATATTACTTTACAAAATTTAGAAGATATTAATTCAAGCGCAGTTGTTTCACTGTTGATGATTGTGATTTATTTGGTAATTGAATTATTCTGTTTTCTCCAGGCATTCTTCAGCGATGAGTCTCCCATAGAAATTATCACTCAAAAGGCTCAATATTTGAAAAGGGCTTCCAATGAAAAGTTTTATGAAGATTAACTAATCCAGGCAATTAAACACCCTCCTAAAGTCATGTTTTGGTTGGTTATTAGTGAGAAAAAGCCTTGGTCAACTGTACATTAAGGATGGAGTACTAAAAACCGTCTTTTGCCTCAATTGAAGAAGTGGTTTCCAAATaaacagaaatataaaaatatatatatatgatgtttcAACATGCCACACGGCATAATCTACAATTCCACTTTTGAGTAGGCTATGGAAATCCCTATACCTAAACtccattgaaaatttattgaagCTATTAAAGAGAGAAATTTTGCTAGAAAAGGTCACAAATTGGACTCatataattgtaaaagttatttggCATTCAAACCATGATGCACatttgaaaaaaaggttttgaattgCATTTATAGCAAGCCAAATTGTCTTCGTGCAGTTTTAATCTTGCCTATCAATATGCATGgactattacttttaattgaaaaaatttaggcttttttttgagaatttaaaaagttttaaaaaatttcaaaagaccGGTACAATTTTGGTCTAGAGCAAGTTAGGAATGTAAATGAGTCAGTCATTACTAAtgtacataaacaaaaaaaaaagtagcttgCAAATGTATCAATCAAAGTTTCAAAAGCGTCTTCAGGAGAGCAAAAACAGATTGTTACTGTGTGTGCAggattaaatactttttttgatttttgatgttTCTCCGCAAAAACTGGAAACAAAAATAGTTGATGGTGGACCACCAGGCACAACAAGGGGAACTCCACACActagttataattataataaatcatGTGAGATGCAGATGTGAAATGCAGATGTGAGATGCAGATGGAGATGCAGATGTGAGATGCAGATGTGGGATGCAGATGGAGATGCAGATGTCAGATGCAGATGGAGATGCAGATGAGAGATGCAGATGCGAGATGCAGGTGTAAGGTGCAGATGTGAGGTACAGATGTGAGATGCAGATGTGAGATGCAGATGTGAGATGCAGATGTGAGATGCAGATGTGAGATGCAGATGTGAAATGTAGATGTGAAATGCAGATGTGAGATGCAGAAGGAGAGGCAGATAGAGATGTAGATATTTttctagatttatttttttgataatcatGAATCACATCTAGCAATTgaatcaattaatttttgtaaaagcgATAGAAGTCATGCTTTGACAATTTTACTTCATACGTCTCAAAAACTACAACATTTGAACCGCATAATTGACACaatgaaattatattatagCACAGTATGTGATAATTGGATGGTCTCTCATTTTGGGCTTCCACTAACTAGATATGATTTAGCcttcattaaaaaatgcaaagctTTGTGAAAAATATTGTGGTATATTGATATACTAAAactattaaactaaaatattagagTTGCTGTAACTAGAACTGTGTGAAAAAGTTATTCCACTAAGTGTCTTTTGGGTTTAACACTTCATAACGCTAGTTAATCTTGACAACTTATAGGCTTGTTGGATAATTTTAGAATTTGCTGCAGCTATGATAAAGTAATGAGGTACAAATCATCAAATCTGACGATTTGAAGATCAGATCTGACTGAGATCAACACTTTAAAAGTTGTGATGTTGTAAAATCTgctattttcatttatttagcCACTATGATTTTACACACGGACAGTTGTGTCTCTTAAAATAGCAAaggtttgtaattttaaattacacaCTAGAATATGGCGGCTTTTGACATTGTATGCTCGAGAATCTTATATGGATATCTCTTCGAAAACCATTTCTTTTTAATCACCACTCttagattaaaaaatacttgtcaGGAAGctctatattaattttaaaggttGGCACAATCTATGGGGTAAGCATTCACAGTGAATACGGCAGATAATAtcttttttgctaaactttagaATTGTAACGAGTTCATCAAAAAAGATTACGAATCTTCCATCTACGAATATAAGAAGTGCACATCCTTTTGTCATTTGGTATTTGCATTACAAACATAATGTAACGCTTTGGGTTAAAAGATGTACTGAAAGTTGCGTTTGCTTGTATCGAAGCTATGATCACTGGAAAGAAGTTTTCATACCGTGTGCAAGGATACGTATAGTTGTTAAAGaacaattttcatatttattctCTAAGAAagacaaaaatgattttgaatctttaattattcacctggaaaatatagtaaattagggaagaaaactaaaatatcaaacaGACTGTGTAAAAAAGCCAGTGTTCatcatatttatgtttatgcACGCTGAACGCAAATATAATTGATATATGTGTTTGTGGAAACTTGAAggattaattcttttttttctttgttcatAGAAATGTACTCTTTTTGCAACATAAAATTTGCGAAttcattatttgaaaatagCTCCAGAGTGGTGAACATGTTGCTTCTGATCCTGGGGTATAGAACATTTTATTGGCTGAAATGAAAACTAAAACAACAATTGTGCGTTTTAGTAAAAGTCCTGATGGAACAAATAGGAAAAAGTTGTAACGAATCACATCAAGGAGGTGGGGAATTTGCATGTTTATGGTCTTCTATTAAAAATGTACAAAGTATGATAGATAGCGGAGAATCAAATATTGTGGAAAACGAAGCAAAAATTGGATTGGATTAAGAAAATTgttctgtaatatagaacaaaaataaagaaaaagccaagcaaaaaacttaaaatatgtataaatgcTTTGGCCATCAAAAACTACCCTGATTGTTTTGTAAGTTTACATTGCTGCCGTATTGGAAAACAAATATGAATGATGCGGTTTGCCTTAGAGTAAAGCAAGGCTAAAAATTTGAACCACTGCCAAAAGGATTTTGCGTTCCTTTCAccgttttaatataaaatgtaatataaaccAAATGATGTTTTCTTGTTTTACCAAGAAAATTTGAGTCTAACAACAGTAGATGTAGTAGACTACAACAGctgttttaaagtgttttagtTCGATTCTAAAATCATTTGCAGAAGTTGCATTAATAATGTCTTGATCTGGTGTATTCCAAGCTTCTAAAACTCGGTTGGTGAAGAAATTATGCCTAGAGAGTGAGTTTCCTACATATTATCTTCTTAATTTCTGATCATGCCCACTCGTagattagttattttttcaggTTTTAGGAAACAAATTTTACTTGCTCGTTTTTGAACTCTTTCAATAAGATTATTATATTTAGCGTTGTCTGGGTTCCATATTTGAAATGCATACTCTAAGTGATGTCGCACGAGTGGTGTGTATAACAGTTTCATTGTATTTTTGTCGATATAGTTGAACGCGTGTTTTATTAACCCCAACTTACTATTAGCTTTGTTAACAATAGACTCAATATGATGTTCcgattttaaatcatttgaaataTATACACCTAAATCTCGTTCTAACGGTgtctttttaaga containing:
- the LOC136091138 gene encoding uncharacterized protein LOC136091138 encodes the protein MPGNSGYYTNNKKTCPESVRFIGKEKFPKKLLMWIAISDRGMSKPLFRTSKAVAINSSIYINECLEKRLLPFIHKYHGDFNYLFWPDLASSHYSKDPLNWMDQYVYYVDKESNLPNVPQARPIENFWGHLAQKVYEGDWQASTEQALIDRIKLKPQEIDLNFLQSHMKGVRAKLRSIADGGVFSYKK